The stretch of DNA GCCTGTCATCCTCACTTTGACTGTGGTAAGAAAAGACGGCACCTTATTGGAGATGGGAACGCTTTCATGGTCTGCCAGGGAAACGTGAGCTCCCTTCCTCAGCACTGAACTCCCAGTTTGCTAAGCCCCCTTAGGCTTATTGTAGTCTTACACAGTCTGTAAGGCTTAGCAGGGATGTCTAGCTTGGATTTGGATCAAAACTCAGGTGGTAGCTAAGAAAGAATAGATCACAGGACAGGAAGATATTGGAGCATGGATGGATGCATGTCCCTCTTCATGCCTTGGGTTAgcaacagtttttctttccactgactgTATAGTGTAGTAGTTGATGAGAACTGACCAGCTCAATCTCCCAGATATCTACCAAGGATGCATTTGAATGAACTGAGGgtagaaatcacagaatggtttgggctggaagggatgttaaagatcatcaagatcatctagttctaaatgccctgccatgggcaggaagtGACGCTAAAACTATGGTTCAAACTGCAAAAAGTTGGGAGCATCAGGAAGAGTGGAGAAGACTGCAGAGTAAGCAAACAGTAACAATGCAGTTGTTGTGTTCTGGTACATGGCAAGCCCTACCAAATGCAGGTATGAATTATGtacaggaggaagaggatgtcCAAGGGATTTGGTGGAGAAGAATGTTGTCTTCTACTGGGAGAGAAGAATTTCTATCAGTTTTGTCAGATGAGGGAGGTATGGTGTAGAGTGTTTGGGAAGGGATCTTGACTGCTCTTTTTCCAGCTACAGACAAGACTAGTGAATGAGAGAAAGTTCTTAAAAGATGTACTATTAACATCAGGGTGTGTTTTTTAAGTCAACATATGTAGAAATTGGCCCATTCGAACATCCTGTTCAGAGTAAAATCCTCTTTCAAAAATTGACTTGCATCTTACTGAGAGCACCTTGTTTAAGCACAGTTAGGGAAGGAAGAACTTGGCTCTGAGTTTTGGTTTGTCCTATTGAAATAAAGGTAAGAGCTTACCAGTCTCTGAAATGTGACTTCCTAATGAATACATGCTCGAGTTCCTTCTTTGTGTAAATACTGACAAATTCCATGTTGCGGTGTTGAGTTGTACCATGACTTCAGAGACATCTGTAGCCCAGGAGCCAGCATGGTGGTAAGTAAAGTCTTGTTAAGCGCTATTCACTTCGAGCAATTCCCTTGTTCTCTCTGTGCAGGCTCCATAgctgtgtttgaaaaaataagagaTAAAAAGCCTGACTTGAAACCAAAGAGTGCATCACATCAGAGCTTGATTTGGTAAGCagttctttaaggaaaaaaaaaaatctgttgtcTCTTTCCATTTATATCCTTATTAAGTAATCCCAGAAGACTAAATCTTTGGACTTAAAAGTCTTAATATATAATCTAGACATTTTATTGTATTATATCCATAGataatttttccttcagaataaTCAATCCCTGTATTTAGGACTTGTGCATCCTGAAACACATAGCATGTGCTGTTCCGCATTGTTGTTTGCACAATGTCTTATGAATGGCATTTTTGCAGGCAAATAGAGGAGAGATGACACTgtaaagacaaaaatacaacATACAGTAATACAAAATAACATACAGTAATCTAAAACAAGTTGGGCAGAGAGAAGGGGGCGGATTTCAGGGAAGTCTTAGTACTCTCTGTGCAAACAGATACTGCACAAGAACACATTTCGCCGTCTCAACCGTCTTTGAGTTTTCACCAAGTGAAGTCTACACATGAGTTTACACTGCATTAGGAGGCGTTTCAGAAACTGGTGGTGGTTAAATCCTGTGGTGGTCTCTTCAAACAAAAAGGCATTTCAGAATACCTTTCAGCCCAACATGCAGTTTCCCTCTCCAGTCACTAATATTTGTGAATCTCACACAGTTGCTACCTGATACTTGCGGGAATTTTTTTATGCCCATGGAGTGTTACGCTCCCTTTTTAACATCACTATTTGTCTAACACTTCCCTGAATCCATGACTTTTGAGAGGGAAACAATGGAAGAAGCAGGTCTTTCTTGGATGGTACACACACTGGCAATCATGCTGGATTATTAGATAGCAGAGATTGCCCAGTTAAGCAGTTGGATttgcagagggaggggaaaatacACCTTGAACCCTGGGCTCAGTTCAGAAATATCCCTGCCTTGCTCCCAAGGACAAGTTAGGGTGTGCTCCCCTTGGGCACCATGATGTGCTCAGGAACAGTTCTCTCCCTTGAACAGCCCTTGTGAACAGAAGGGCTTGCCTGGGGGAGGCAGCTCATGTGGCTTTGGTGTTGGGCAGCTGGAGTGCAGTGCCTGCTGATGGGGTCAGGAGGGGGCTTCAGTGCAGGGAGGGTCAGTGGCCACAAGAACAGGGAATATGAACCAGCAATACAGAGAGCTGTGAGGAGAGGCAACGCTTTGGTACCCCAAATTTGGGGGTGTTTGTAGGCAACTGAAAAAGGAGGCACATGTCGCTacaaaggggaggaggagaagctaCAGGGTAAGGCAGTGGCAGTGATGTGAAGGCATCTGAAAGCTGCAAGAGTACACATTGTATGCATCTGATCTGCTAATAGACAGTAAAAGGGGCTTTTCATGAGAGGTAGTTCTTACCAGAGAAGACCAAGCTGAGACTCTTGTCAGCAGTATCATCAGAAATGAGCAAAAACTTTCTAATCCAGCAGGAATCTTAGAAACTTTAGCTAGTCAGCATGTTACAGAGGACAGTGTTGAGGAAATGCCTTTGGGCTGGAGCTGAAGCTGAATGTGGAGTCTGGCATGGAAAGTGCTGAGAGAGAGCAACTGCATCTCCTGGTGTAACACAGCAGGGAGCCATGCTGGGACAGGGCAAGACTCCATGTGGTGCATGCTCTGCAATGGAGACAGAAGGGTCattaccccccccccccccaagaagTTTGTGGCTATACATCTGTATTAGGCAGTTATTAAAGCACTAGTGACATAAATCACTTTATGGTAACACAGGGCAGACGAGCAGACATGGCAAGCTTCCATTAGATCCTTGATCAGATGCACACACTCTGTCTTGCTACTGGGTTTATTCAGATGTGATGGCAGAGAAGGTGATTTGGTTTTATGTAAATAATAACAAGGCTTTATTCCTGCCTAGCTGTTGCATATCCCATTGAAGCAGAAAGACTCTAATTTTACTCCAGGGATGCCCGCCAGAAGCCCTATGAAGTAGCTGTTACCACGAGGTGCACCTGTGGGATGATGATGTCCACTGCACTGCCCCCTCTGCAGCCTCTAGTTTTCTCttctgggctgcagctggaaagaaCAGTCCTGTGCATGCTGGCACAGGAATGTCTTATAGCTATTGGCATTGGGGGTTTTTGCCCTGTGCAAGCAAACGTAGTGCCAACAGATCTTGACCAAATCTACAAATTTTATGGTTAAAGTTGAAATGGTTGCCAGTCTCTGCTTATTGTGGAGTCTAGAAAATAGCACAGGAGCATAGCCTGCCTCAGGGTGGGAGATGCACAGACAAGGTCCAATGGTCAGGAATTTTCTAAggatcaaaaatattttaaaaaaatattttaaagaaatcgTAGAAGTGATACAGGTTGTTTCTGACAGTCCTGCAGGAATATGTCTTACATGTCTATGAAGTTGTGCCTGTTTTTCACAGGtagtttttttactttttagcaGAGTGGGGTACACTACTGCCAGCTCTTAAACAACATTGCTTTTCAAGGATATTTGACAGAGGGTGGGATTTGGTTTTTAATTGGTTCTtttctggtggtttttgttcgtttgtttggttttgagagTGATGGTGgtagagttttcttttttttaaagagaagattTGCCCTTGGATCTTGCCTTTACAAATGCATTAGCCATACTAGCTGGTGCACCAGGGCTAACCTTGAGTCGGACAGAGATTTCTCTATAAGTTATTTATATTCAAGGCTCAGGtcatagtttattttttcagttctaattttttcattatttttctaaaagttaTAATACAAAGGGTATTacaaaagttaagaaaaaaaaggtcacaaAAGCAGTAAGATATCTTTCAACATAATACAATTGCTatagatatttttctgtatctcCATAATAAGCATATATTCGCTGCTAATTTTGCTGGAAATACAAAGCACCCTGAATGAACATGGTACCACAGGAGAAGACAGCCAGGACAACTGCAAtgatttctgctgtgtttaTCCCACAGGAGAGTGAGATGGTGGCCAGGGGACTCCCAGCTAGTGATTGGAGTTCAGAGCACCTTGTTCCTTCAGGGTCCTCAATTTCATTCAGAGTTGGCTTGTACCAGGTGATTAAACCAATATTGGAGCAGGTACAGTCCAGAGGGGTAACTTAAATTGATTATGCAGTGGCAGAGGTGCTTAAAGGAGTTTGCGCTGAGAACTAACTCTGCTAGCAAGTTCATGCCACTGATGCCAGGGGGCAGTGCATGGATGTGGGTTTGGGTTAGGCCCAGTTTTTGGAGCTTGGTTAAGCACTGAAATATGTCAGCACTTAGATTTCTGAAATGCCTAACTGCTGATAGAGGTCCTTGACAGAAATATTACAGAGGCCTTGTAAAACATCTGGGCTTATGTAGGGCTCCTTTTCCACACCACAAAATGTTCCCAGTCAAAGGGTCTCGGCTGTGGAGTTCTGTATCCCTGCCAGGACTGCAGAGATGTCAGCACAACCCCTGAAGTCCAAACGGGACTGGAAGGCTCCAGGTTCAATGTATGTAATGTCATTGCCTTTAAAGATGAGAGTTATATTGCTGATATTCTGCAGAACATGCACATCTTCTGCTGTGATTGGTCCtgtgttgtttgtttgaaagTCAAGGTATTTGAGGTTTTGAGTGGGAAAGCTGGGAGGAAACTGCAGTGAAGAGATGTGGTTGCTGCCCAAGATGAGGGTATCTAAGCCGTCCAGATTTGTCATTGGAATGAAAGACATACTGGTTATTCCTGTCTGTGTTAAGACAAGCTTCTCCAGGGAACGTGGGCCAGAAAACGCTGTATGAGACAGTGTTTCCTGTCAGCACAATTGTCTTCAGCTGCCTGTTGCTGTGAAAGGTGCCATCATACACCCAGTTGATCTGACACCttgagaaaacaacaaaaagcagcatCAGTGGCCTGTCTCGCAAAACTCTCCTGGTATATGTGATTACCCAAACTGAACCTCATGTCTGTAAAAGCTCATGATCAGTTACCTTCACCACGATAAAAGTGTCTTTTTCAGTGATGTTTATCTGGTGCTTTTAAGTTCACATTTAATTACAGGGTtctgctgagaagaaaaaccTGCCCTGAAATGGTGGGTGTGAG from Chiroxiphia lanceolata isolate bChiLan1 chromosome Z, bChiLan1.pri, whole genome shotgun sequence encodes:
- the CD180 gene encoding LOW QUALITY PROTEIN: CD180 antigen (The sequence of the model RefSeq protein was modified relative to this genomic sequence to represent the inferred CDS: inserted 5 bases in 3 codons; substituted 1 base at 1 genomic stop codon) codes for the protein MCVEITANKSHSHDGLGLREFSEKVPVTTEILSFSFNVLPSLQDSTFSELKFLFSLDLTRCQINWVYDGTFHSNRQLKTIVLTGNXLSHTAFSGPRSLEKLVLTQTGITSMSFIPMTNLDGLDTLILGSNHISSLQFPPSFPTQNLKYLDFQTNNTGPITAEDVHVLQNISNITLIFKGNDITYIEPGAFQSRLDFRGCADISAVLAGIQNSTAETLXLGTFCGVEKEPYISPDVLQGLCNISVKDLYQQXRHFRNLSADIFQCLTKLQKLGLTQTHIHALPPGISGMNLLAELVLSANSFKHLCHCIINLSYXPLDCTCSNIGLITWYKPTLNEIEDPEGTRCSELQSLAGSPLATISLSCGINTAEIIAVVLAVFSCGTMFIQGALYFQQN